From the Halobacterium zhouii genome, the window GCTCACGACGTACGCGAGCAGGCTCCCGACGACGATGTTCGCGCTCGACCACAGCACGCGGGCGAACGCGTCCTGACCGACGCCCGAAAAGGGCGCGATGGGCGCTTCGATGGTGGTGTAGACGAGGCCGAGCATCACGAGCGTCATCGCGAACCCGACGTTCACCATTACCTGGGCGGCCCGCCGGCCGTACAACTCCGAGTAGCAGTCCGACGCGAAGAACGTCAGGGCGTACGCCAGCGCGGCGCCTGGGAGCACCAGCGCAGACCCCGTGAGCGGGAGCGTGAGGCCGAACGGCACGTCGAACATGAGGAGTTTCGACGCGGTCAACTGGGCGGTCACCAGCGCGGTGACGAACAGGCCGACGAGAGCGACCCGGCCCGTCTCGGTGCGGGCGTCACTCCTCACCATCGTCTAACCTCCCGTGGCGGTCGTCGATGTCGTCGAGCAGGTCCAGGGTCTTCCGGACGGACGCGCGGACGGCGTCGCTCCGGTTCACGAACTTGCCGTCGTCGCCGACGTGGTCGTCGAGGTCACCGAGGAGCTCCCCGGGAATCTCGACGCTTATCTTGGGCATACGACGAGAATACTGTGCGAATACCTTAACTCGTTCGTCCCGCCGTGACGGCGCCGCGGAACCGGCCGTGAAAGCGACCGCGTTACTCGCCCACGGCGGTCCCGGACCCGCCGCGGCGTCCGCCGAGTGTGACCAGGAACAGCAACGCGAGGCCGATGCCGTACATCACCACCATCGGGATGGCGATGACGAGCATCGTGTAGAGGCTGTCGGGCGTGACGAGCGCGCCGAACGCGAACATCGAGAGCACGGGCACGCGCCAGCGCCGGCGCATCGTGTCGTAGGAGACGATGCCGCCGAGGTGGAACAGCACCATCGTCACCGGGATGTCCGCGAGCAGGCCGATACCCCCGGTCAGCAGGAACACCGTCCACGCGAAGTTGCTGATGGTGTAACTGATGACCATGTCCGCGCGATGCGCGTCGTACACCAGATAGGAGATGACCTCGGGGGCGATGAACGCGTAGCCGACGTAGCTCCCGAGCGCGAGGCCGCCGACGATACCGCCACCCCACACTCCGATGGTGCGGCGGTCGCCCGTCACGAACCCGCGCTCGGAAAGCGGCGGCCACGCGTAGTAGACCACGATGGGGAGCACGCCGATGGCGGCCAGCACCGTCGAGAGTTTCACCTGGAAGACGAGCGCCTCCACCGGGTGCTGTGCGATCGGCCAGTCGACGGCGCCCGTGGGCTGGACGTTCTGGGGGATGCGCGCAATGAAGTCGTCGCGCAACTGCGCGAACCCGCCGTAGTAGAGCCACCCGAAGATGGCGACGAGCATCGCCATGAACGACCCCACGATGTGGAACGCCCGCGAGCGCAGGCTGTCGAAGATGAACCGGATGTCGTGGTAGTAGCCGCCGATGTCGTCTTCAGTGGTTTCGTCCTCCGTGAACGCGTCCATCATGCCCGCTGCCGTGCTCTGGACGGTGTTGGACTCCTCGTCGTCCGCCTCCCCTTCAGCCTGCTCGTCCAGGCGTTCCTGGACCTCGTCGTAGCGGTCGAGGATGGCCTGGGCCTTCTCGTCGTCGTCCTCGTCCATCGCGTGCTTTGCGGCGACGAGCGCGTCGTCCTCGCTCATCGACGCGAACGTCTCCGGTGGCGCCGCCCGGACGCCGTTGGCGTCGAGCATCTCCAGGTCGATGTCCGCGGGGTCGCCGCCGCCGCGGGCGGCGACCGCCTGTGCGGCGCGTTCGATGGCGACGTAGACGTAGTAGAACAGCGCCGCGGCGAGCGCGAGCGCCGCGAACAGACCGGCGAGCAGCAGGTAGCCGGTCTCGGGCGGCACGCCGACGGCTTCTGCCACCGTCGGCACCCGGAACGACGAACCGACGAACTCGAGTCCCTCGTTGAACGCCGCGACGGCGCCGTACTTCCCGGCCGCGTACCCGGCGGCGAACCCGAGCACGCCGACGCCGAGCACGCGGTTCCAGCGCTCCCGGAACACGCCGCGCACGTCGACGTGCTCGCGCCCTCGCTTCATCGTCACGACGATCTTCGAGAGGTACAGCGAGAGGCCGTAGAGGAGGATGAGCGGCGCTGCCCACAGAATCTGCGTGAACGGGTCGGGCGGCGAGAAGAACGCGCCGAACGTGAAGATGGCGATGACCGCGACCTTCCACCGGTCGCGGAACGTCTCGTAGGACACGATGCCCGAGTACGAGAGCGCGGACATCACGAGCGGGAGCTGTGCGGCGAGCGCGAACGAGAGCGCGAGGAAGAGGATGAACTCCGTCCACTTCACGATGGAGTACTTCGGCGCGATGCCCGCGCCGACCGCGTTCGCGGCGAGGAAGTCGAACATCAGCGGGAAGAACAGGAGGTACGCGTACGCGATGCCGATCAGCCCGAGTCCCGCTCCGAGCACGACGAACCCCGCGATCTGGAGGCGCGAAACGTGCACCTCGGGGATGATGTCGCGCTCCTCGAGCGGTTGCCGGGCGTGGTAGAGCAGGACGGGAACCGCGAACGCGACGCCCGTGAACAGCCCGATTTTCACCTGCATCAGGATGACGTCGAAGGGCGTCTTCGCGATGACCGAGGCCGCCTGCACGAGGAGGTCCGCTCTGAGTTGCGGCCAGATGACCTCCCGCATTCCGTAGACGCCGACCAGCAGACCGACCACGAACGCGATGAAGACGTGCTGGAGGCGCTTTTGCGCGGACCGAAGCAGTACGCCGATGGTCTCCCGTCCGGTGTCGATGGTGCGGGCCGTGCTGGGGTCCACGATACCCGAACCGGAGCCACTCATTGGTGCGGGGTAACCCGCTCGCGGTTATCAATCTTCTCGTCGATTGCCAAAAGAAAGCCTATAACGACCCCATCGCCAAATGATGGGTAGGAATGCCCGAGGAACCGGACGGCGGGCGGAACACGGCCGGCGAACCCGCCGAGCGAGACGACGAGTGGGGGGACCTCACTCCCGCCGTTCGACGCGCCAGCGAGGACGGCGACAGTTCGGGTCTCGCGCCCGCCGACAGCGCCGGTGACGACCAGCGCGACGGCGACTCCTCGGACGACCAGACGGTCGACGAGGCGGCCGACCAGCGAGCGGTCGATGACGGTTCGACCGACAGTCCGGGCGACGACTCGACAGACGATTCGGACGGCGACACCGGCGACGAGTGGGAGTGGAGCGACGACGACTTCGAGAGCGTCGGCCCCACGTCCCTCGAGCAGGGCGCGGGTGTCGACGGCGCCACCGAGGAACCAGCGGACGCCACCGATTCCGCGGAACCGGCAGACTCCGTCGCCCCCGTGGAACCGGCAACGGGTCCTGGGGACTCCGCCGGGCCGACCGCAGAGTCGGAAGACGCGACGGTGCTCGACACCGAGGAGATGCCCGACCCGACGACGGGCCTCGGCGGCGGTGCGCCCGACTCGGACGTCGAACAGCCACTCGCCGTGCACGTCGAGGAGATGGTCAAGCGCCTCGCCATCGTCATCGCCGTCGCCGGCCTCGTCAGCGTCGCCGTCTTCCCGGTCACCGAGGGACTCGTGACCACCATCTGGGACCACGTTCTCCCCGGGGTGGAGGCCATCGACCCCCGCATCTACCACCCGCTCGAACTCATCATCACGCAGATCAAGGTCGCCAGCCTCGCCGGCCTCGTCATCGCGCTCCCCGTTCTCGTCTACCAATCCTACGTGTTCATGCGCCCGGGTCTGTACAAGCAGGAACGCCGCTACTACCTCGCCGCCGTCCCGACGAGCCTGGTGCTCGCGGTGCTCGGTGTGACGTTCTCCTACTTCGTCGTGCTCCCGTACACGATGAGCTACTTCCAGGGGTACACGACGGGCACCGCTAACGTCGCGTTCGCGCTCGGCACCACGTTCAACCTCATCCTGATGGTGATGGGGTACCTCGCCATCGTCTTCCAGATTCCGCTGTTCATCATGCTCGCCATCATGCTCGGCGTCGTCACCCGGCAGTGGCTCGAGGGTCGCCGCCTGCTCTTCTGGGGCGCGTTCGCCGGCATCTCCTTCGCGTTCGGGAGCATCGACCCGACCGGCGTCGTCCCCGTGCTCGTCGCCATCACGATGATCGTCCTGTTCGAGGGGACGCTCGCGCTGCTCCGGTGGACGGGCAACTGACGACGTCGCTGCTGGCTGATTCTGCTACCCCTGACGCTCCGACGAAGATTCAAGTAAGAGAACGGGACCAACCCGCCTCGTGCGCTGAGAGCGAGCGCGCGGGATTCGGAATCGGAACGCGACAGTCACCCCCGCGCGACGCAACGACTGTCCGAACGCCAACCAACGCTTCCCGTGTCTCACTGGGACGGCGCGAACGCCTCACGTCGTTTCGGTGATGGACTTGGTCTCGAGCCACTCCTCGAACTCGAAGAAACAGTCCGAACAGAGCCGCCCGGTCGTGGTCTCGGTGCCGTCGCTCGCGGCCTCGAACGCGTAGCGCTGGTGGCGCGGCTGCTCCGGGTCGAGTTCCGTGCCGCATTTGTCGCAGTATTCGACCATGGGGAACGGGTCTTTCGACGGAAGGCGGAAAAGTCGGACGGCCAACGTCACCCGCTCCCAGGACGAACCCGACGGGAACTCTCCGAGAACGCTACTCGTCGCGGATCTCTCGGAGGCGTTCCCGTCCCGGCGCGATGAGCCGATCCAGGTAGTCAGCGAGCGCGCTCTTCGCGTCCGCGGGGTGGAGTTCGCCGGACTCCAAGTCCGACGCGAGGTCCTCGTAGTCGTCGTACTCCAGGTCGCCGCCGTACTCCTCGGGGCGCTCGACGACCACCGCCTCGAAGCGCGGGAAGACGTGGTACTGGAACAGCTCCAGCACCGGGTTCACGAGGTCGCCCTCGGGGTCGCGCTCCGGCGGGCAGAACGCCGAGTTTACCTTCTCCTCGAGGTCCTCAGTGGAGTCCTCGAGAGAGATGGTGACGCCCGAACTTGAACTCATCTTCCCCTCGCCCGTGGTGAGGTCGCCGATGATGGGCGTGTGGAGCGCGGGCCGCTTCTCGTAGCCGACGCTCGGGAGCTCCTCGCGGGCGAGCATGTGGACCTTCCGCTGGTCCATCCCGCCGATGGCGAGGTCGACGTCGAGGTACTCGATGTCGAGGGCCTGCATCAGGGGGTAGACGACGTGGCTCACCTTCGCGGTGTCTCCGCCCTGGATTTCCGCCATCGCGCGCTGGGCTCGCTTCAGCGACGTCTCCACCTGGAGGGCGTGAAGGTCGAGTTCGTACTCCTCGTCTAGCTGGTAGTCCGAGCCGAGCACGAACTCCGTGGCGTCTTCGTCGAGGCCGAACGCGAGGAACTGGGCCTTCATCTGCTCTGCGGTCTCCCGGATTTCCTCGAACGTACCCTTGTCGTTGAGGTAGGCGTGGACGTCGGCGAGCAGGACGACGACGTCCATGCCCGCGTCCTGGAGGTCGATGAGCTTGTTCGCGGCGAGGAGGTGGCCGAGGTGGAGCACGCCGGAGGGCTCGTAGCCGACGTACGCCCGCTTGCCCTGGGGGTCGTCGGCTAGCTCCTGCACCTCCTCCTCGGTCACGACTTCCGTCGCGTTCCGAGTGACGAGTTCGTAGGCGTCCATGTCCGGGGAGAGTCGGCGCGGGGGGTTATGCGTTCTGGATGCGTGTCACGCCCTTTCCAGCGAACCCGAGGGTTTCGGGTGCGTCAGCGGCCGGTACGCGCGCTGGAATCGGCGACGATAGCGACGCCGTCATCGCGACCTACCGGCCAGCTTTCCCCGTTCGAGTCGACGCAGTACTGCGGTTTTGAGAGTCGATGCCAGACGCGGCTGCGGGGGACGGGAGTCCGGCGCCCCACGCCGCTACGGTCGCCCAGACGGCCCGACAACTCCACGCGAAACGGTGCTTTCGGGCGCGCTACGTTCGGTCAGCGCGGTGCTCGCTGATGATGGAATCGACCATGCTCTCCTTCTGTTCGCGCTCGCGCTCGTCGCGGCGTTTCCGCCAGTCTTCGAGGACGGCCTGCACGTCCGCCTCCTCGGCGACCGCGAGTTCGTCGACTTCGCGAATCGGCACGTCGTCCGCGGGCCCCACCGGAATCTCGTGCTCGAACAGCACCTCGTCGGCGGCGTCCGAGATGCCGCCCGACCGCAGGACGACGCGGGGTTCGAACTCGGCGAGCAGCTCCGCGGTGCGCTCGCCCGCTCCCGACGCGTCGCGGAGGTAGACCACATCCCCGGACGCGATGCCGTACTCGTCGTCCGCGGCCTCGATGGCGTCGACGGTGAACTGCTCGACGGGCTTGACCGCGACCAGGTCGCCCTCGGTGTCGACGTCCGCGAAGTTCGAGTGGTCGAGCTTCCAGAGGTCCTTGAGCCGCTCGAGTTTCGCGTCGAGTTCCTCGGCGCGCTCGACAGCCTCGTCGCGCTCCGTCGTGAGGCGGTCGTTCTCCCACTCGAGTTTCGTCACTTCGCGGCGCTCGCGGGCCTGCTGGCGTTCCTCTCGGCGGGCCTCGGAGAGCTCCTCCTCGTAGTGCTCGATCTCCTCGTCTTTCTCCTCGACGGTGGCCTCGAGGTCCGCGACGTGGGATTCGAGGCGCTCGACCTGGGCTTCGAGGTCGCGGATGCGCTGTTCCTCGTCGGTGAGCTCACGGGGCTCGTGTTCGACCGTCGTCTCGGGTTCGGGGTCGTCCGCTGTGAGGTCCGCGAGCACGCCCTCGACGGACTCCTCACCGCCGAGCACGCGAGCCACCACTTCGCCGCGCTCGACGTTCGGCGGCGTCTGCTCGGTGACGCGCTGGATCTGGTCGGCGTGCGCGTCGTGGGCGTACAGCGCCGCCGCCATCGCGTCCCGCTGGTGGTCGTCGTCGTACCCCTCCTCGCGGGTGCGGTGTTGTTTCTCGTCGACCGGCAGGTCGCTGTCGGGCGCCCAGCCCGCGGCGTCGAAGCTCGCGCGGATCTTCTCTACGGTGTTCGGCATCGGCGTGACGTCCGCGGCCACTATGACGGGCCGCCCGCGTTCGATGATCCACTCGATGACGTCCGCGGTGTCGGCGGTTCGCGTGCTCGTCACGTCGAGGACGCGGCCGTCGAGCGCGACGAGTGCGACCGCTGTCGTCGTGCCGGGGTCGACGCCGACGAACACGCGGTCCCGGCGGCGCGCGAGCGCCCGGAACTCGATGCCGTCGCGGCGCACCGGTTCGACCTCGACGCGGGTGTCTCCGGAGCGCCGCGAGGAAACCGGGATGTCCTCGGCGCGCGCTTCCACCGTGAACACGGCGTTCGCGTAGCCGCCGTACTTCTCCGTGACGTCCACCTCGTAGTCGAGGCCGGCGTCGTCGAGTTTCGACTCGACCTCGCGGCTCGCGCGCTTCACGGAGCCGTGAATGCGCCGCGTGAAGCGGTCCTCGCTCCATCCGCCACCGCCGCCCGTGGAGCGGCCGCGGGAGACCTTCACCGTCGTCTCGTTCGTGAACGCCGACACCTCGTAGCCGACGTTCTGCGCGGCGAGGCGCGCCGACGCCTCGGCCTCCTCCATCGCGGGCTTCCCGTAGGGCACGCCGTGGCGCTTCGCGACCCGGGAGAGGGGTTCCGGGCGCTCGTCGCCGGTCACCTGGACGAGTTTCGTCTCCGCCGGCAGCCCGCGAAGGAGGTGGACCAGCTGGTCCTTGTCCGCGGCGAGTTCGTACATGTTGTCCGTCGCGACGATGGCCGGCTCCTCGCTCTCCACGCGCCGCAGGAGCTTCCGGCGGGTCACGACGTCACGTTCGACCGTCTCTCCGTCGAAGACGACGAGCGCGTAGGATGGTGCGTCCCCGCGCACGTCACCGCTCTGCACGTCGACGCCGAAGACGAGGGCGTCGAGGGCACTCGTACGGGTGCTCACGTTGGACAGAGATAGGCGTTTGGCGAATATAAGCTTGGGGCGGCTGCGTGGCTCACTCCCTGTACGTGACGATGCGCCCCCAACTGGACTTCTTCCCCCAGAGGCCCGAGCGCATGCACTCCAGTTCCACGATCTGGGAGTTGTCCACGAACAGGTTGACGTTCGGCCCGAAGTTCTTGACGTACCACTCGAACATCTCGGGACCGGGCGCCTCGAACACGCAGTTCTCCATCCCGAGTTCGTTCGCGATGGTGTAGACGACGTCGGTGCGCCACTCGTGGACCTCCTCGGTGATGCCCTCGGCCTCGACCATGAGCAACTCCGCGCCGGCCTCGAGGTGGCGCCTGCCCTCCTCGACGGCCATTTCGGGGTCCTGCTGTCCCTCGGCTTCGAGGTCC encodes:
- a CDS encoding ribbon-helix-helix domain-containing protein: MPKISVEIPGELLGDLDDHVGDDGKFVNRSDAVRASVRKTLDLLDDIDDRHGRLDDGEE
- a CDS encoding DUF460 domain-containing protein, producing the protein MSTRTSALDALVFGVDVQSGDVRGDAPSYALVVFDGETVERDVVTRRKLLRRVESEEPAIVATDNMYELAADKDQLVHLLRGLPAETKLVQVTGDERPEPLSRVAKRHGVPYGKPAMEEAEASARLAAQNVGYEVSAFTNETTVKVSRGRSTGGGGGWSEDRFTRRIHGSVKRASREVESKLDDAGLDYEVDVTEKYGGYANAVFTVEARAEDIPVSSRRSGDTRVEVEPVRRDGIEFRALARRRDRVFVGVDPGTTTAVALVALDGRVLDVTSTRTADTADVIEWIIERGRPVIVAADVTPMPNTVEKIRASFDAAGWAPDSDLPVDEKQHRTREEGYDDDHQRDAMAAALYAHDAHADQIQRVTEQTPPNVERGEVVARVLGGEESVEGVLADLTADDPEPETTVEHEPRELTDEEQRIRDLEAQVERLESHVADLEATVEEKDEEIEHYEEELSEARREERQQARERREVTKLEWENDRLTTERDEAVERAEELDAKLERLKDLWKLDHSNFADVDTEGDLVAVKPVEQFTVDAIEAADDEYGIASGDVVYLRDASGAGERTAELLAEFEPRVVLRSGGISDAADEVLFEHEIPVGPADDVPIREVDELAVAEEADVQAVLEDWRKRRDEREREQKESMVDSIISEHRADRT
- a CDS encoding tyrosine--tRNA ligase, whose amino-acid sequence is MDAYELVTRNATEVVTEEEVQELADDPQGKRAYVGYEPSGVLHLGHLLAANKLIDLQDAGMDVVVLLADVHAYLNDKGTFEEIRETAEQMKAQFLAFGLDEDATEFVLGSDYQLDEEYELDLHALQVETSLKRAQRAMAEIQGGDTAKVSHVVYPLMQALDIEYLDVDLAIGGMDQRKVHMLAREELPSVGYEKRPALHTPIIGDLTTGEGKMSSSSGVTISLEDSTEDLEEKVNSAFCPPERDPEGDLVNPVLELFQYHVFPRFEAVVVERPEEYGGDLEYDDYEDLASDLESGELHPADAKSALADYLDRLIAPGRERLREIRDE
- a CDS encoding twin-arginine translocase subunit TatC; translated protein: MPEEPDGGRNTAGEPAERDDEWGDLTPAVRRASEDGDSSGLAPADSAGDDQRDGDSSDDQTVDEAADQRAVDDGSTDSPGDDSTDDSDGDTGDEWEWSDDDFESVGPTSLEQGAGVDGATEEPADATDSAEPADSVAPVEPATGPGDSAGPTAESEDATVLDTEEMPDPTTGLGGGAPDSDVEQPLAVHVEEMVKRLAIVIAVAGLVSVAVFPVTEGLVTTIWDHVLPGVEAIDPRIYHPLELIITQIKVASLAGLVIALPVLVYQSYVFMRPGLYKQERRYYLAAVPTSLVLAVLGVTFSYFVVLPYTMSYFQGYTTGTANVAFALGTTFNLILMVMGYLAIVFQIPLFIMLAIMLGVVTRQWLEGRRLLFWGAFAGISFAFGSIDPTGVVPVLVAITMIVLFEGTLALLRWTGN
- the tatC gene encoding Sec-independent protein translocase TatC; translation: MSGSGSGIVDPSTARTIDTGRETIGVLLRSAQKRLQHVFIAFVVGLLVGVYGMREVIWPQLRADLLVQAASVIAKTPFDVILMQVKIGLFTGVAFAVPVLLYHARQPLEERDIIPEVHVSRLQIAGFVVLGAGLGLIGIAYAYLLFFPLMFDFLAANAVGAGIAPKYSIVKWTEFILFLALSFALAAQLPLVMSALSYSGIVSYETFRDRWKVAVIAIFTFGAFFSPPDPFTQILWAAPLILLYGLSLYLSKIVVTMKRGREHVDVRGVFRERWNRVLGVGVLGFAAGYAAGKYGAVAAFNEGLEFVGSSFRVPTVAEAVGVPPETGYLLLAGLFAALALAAALFYYVYVAIERAAQAVAARGGGDPADIDLEMLDANGVRAAPPETFASMSEDDALVAAKHAMDEDDDEKAQAILDRYDEVQERLDEQAEGEADDEESNTVQSTAAGMMDAFTEDETTEDDIGGYYHDIRFIFDSLRSRAFHIVGSFMAMLVAIFGWLYYGGFAQLRDDFIARIPQNVQPTGAVDWPIAQHPVEALVFQVKLSTVLAAIGVLPIVVYYAWPPLSERGFVTGDRRTIGVWGGGIVGGLALGSYVGYAFIAPEVISYLVYDAHRADMVISYTISNFAWTVFLLTGGIGLLADIPVTMVLFHLGGIVSYDTMRRRWRVPVLSMFAFGALVTPDSLYTMLVIAIPMVVMYGIGLALLFLVTLGGRRGGSGTAVGE
- a CDS encoding queuosine precursor transporter: MVRSDARTETGRVALVGLFVTALVTAQLTASKLLMFDVPFGLTLPLTGSALVLPGAALAYALTFFASDCYSELYGRRAAQVMVNVGFAMTLVMLGLVYTTIEAPIAPFSGVGQDAFARVLWSSANIVVGSLLAYVVSQNWDVLAFHAIRERTDGEMLWLRNVGSTATSQAIDTVIFVTVAFAIAPAVLGVGTVYSTDQILSLVVGQYLLKLAIAVVDTPFVYAVVGAFRERDPAAVSTAD